The DNA segment TCCGGTGCGCACCGAGGTTTGGGAGCGTGCGCGCGCAATCCAGCACTACAAAGACGTGGGCGAGCCGTTCAAGATCGAGTTGATCGAGCGCATTCCCGAGGGCGAGCCGCTGCGCATGTATTGGCACGGGCCTTGGCAGGATTTGTGCCGTGGCCCGCATTTGCAGCACACTGGCCAGTTGCCCGCCGATGGGTTCAAGCTGATGAGCATTGCCGGGGCGTATTGGCTGGGCGACAGTTCGCGCCCCATGTTGCAGCGCATTTACGGCGTGGCCTTCAAGAATCGCGTGGATTTGAAAGCGCATTTGACCATGCTGGAAGAGGCCGCCAAGCGCGACCACCGCAAGCTGGGCCGCGAGATGGACCTGTTTCACATGCAGGAAGAAGCGCCGGGTCAGGTGTTCTGGCACCCGAATGGCTGGTCGATCTACACCAATCTGCAAGATTACATGCGCCGCAAGCAGCGCGCCGATGGCTATGTGGAGGTGAACACACCGCAGGTCGTCAGCCGCAAGCTGTGGGAGGATTCGGGGCATTGGGACAATTATCAGGAAAATATGTTCATCGTCGAAGTCGAGGAAGAACATGCCAAGACCAAGTCGATCAATGCGCTCAAGCCGATGAACTGCCCCTGTCATGTGCAGGTGTTCAACCACGGTCTGAAATCTTACCGCGATCTGCCGCTGCGCATGGCCGAGTTCGGCGCCTGCAACCGCTACGAGCCTTCGGGTGCGTTGCATGGCATCATGCGGGTGCGTGGCTTCACGCAAGATGACGGCCATATCTTCTGCACCGAAGACCAGATCGAGGCGGAATCGAAGAAATTTATCGACTTCCTGTCAGCGGTCTATGCCGATCTGGGCTTCGATCAGTGGCGCATCAAACTGTCCACACGCCCTGAAAAGCGCATCGGCAGTGACGAAAGCTGGGACCGTGTCGAGGCAGCACTTGGCAATGCCTGCAACGCTGCGGGCCATGATTACGAGCTGTTCCCCGGCGAAGGTGCCTTTTATGGCCCCAAGCTGGAATTCGTACTGACCGACGCAATCGGGCGCGACTGGCAATGTGGTACGTTGCAAGTCGACCCGAACCTGCCCGAACGGCTGGATGCGGAATATGTCGCGGCTGATGGCAACAAACACCGCCCCGTCATGCTGCACCGCGCTGTTCTTGGCAGCTTCGAGCGGTTTATCGGCATTCTGATCGAAAACAGCGCTGGCAAGCTGCCTTTCTGGCTGGCCCCGCGTCAGGTGGTGGTTGCCTCGATCATCTCGGATGCGGATGACTATTGCCGTGAAGTGGCCGAGGCGCTGCAAGCGGCCAGAATCCGGGTCGAGCTGGACGTGCGCAACGAGAAAATCAACTACAAGGTGCGCGAGCATTCCGTGGGCAAGGTGCCGGTCATTCTGGCGATTGGCGCGCGCGAAGTCGAAGAGCGGACAGTATCGGTGCGCAGGCTTGGCAACACCCGCACAGAGACGCAAGGCCTTGATGAGATGGTTGCGGCTTTGCAGGCAGAGGCAACGCCGCCAGATTTGCGGTGAGGTACGCCATCAGACCGATGAAAAAACCCCGGCAAATGCCGGGGTTTTTTGTGTCTAATGGTGTCAGGCGCTGGCCTTGGACTGACGCTTGCGCTCATTCGGATCAAGGAAGCGCTTGCGCAGACGAATGGCGTTTGGTGTCACCTCAACCAGTTCGTCATCGTCGATATAGGCAATGGCCTGTTCCAGTGTCAGAATGGTAGGCGTCGTCAGCTTAACCGCGTCATCCGTGCCGGAGGCCCGCACGTTGGTCAGCTTCTTGCCCTTCAACGGGTTCACTTCCAGATCATTTTCGCGGCTATGCTCGCCAATGATCATGCCCTGATAGACCGGCTCTTGTGGGTGAATCATCATGCGGCCACGATCTTCCAGATTCCACAGCGCATATGCGACAGCCGTGCCATCTTCCATCGAGATCAGGACACCCTGACGACGTCCGGGAATGGACCCTTTATAAGGTGCCCATTCATGGAACACGCGGTTCAGAACACCTGTGCCGCGCGTATCGGTCAGGAATTCGCCGTGATAGCCGATCAACCCGCGTGACGGCACATGCGCGATGATGCGGGTCTTGCCGACACCTGCCGGTTTCATTTCCGCCAGATCGCCCCTGCGTGGGCCGGTCAGTTTCTCGATTACGGTGCCGGTGTATTCGTCATCAACGTCAATCGTAACTTCTTCAATGGGTTCCAGTCGCTGGCCGCCCTCATCGCGCATCAGCACACGGGGGCGCGAGATGGACAACTCGAAGCCTTCGCGGCGCATGTTCTCGATCAACACGCCCATTTGCAATTCGCCACGACCCGCAACCTCAAAGGCTTCGCCGCCCGGTGTGTCGCTGATCCTGATGGCCACATTCAACTCTGCCTCGCGCATCAGCCGCTCGCGGATGACGCGGCTTTGCACCTTGGAGCCGTCGCGCCCGGCCAGCGGCGAATCATTGATCCCGAAGGTCACGCTGATGGTGGGCGGGTCAATGGGCTGAGCGGGCAGGGCGGTGTCGACCTCCAGCGCGCAGAGTGTGTCGGCGACCGTGGCCTTGGACATGCCTGCCAGAGTTACAATATCGCCTGCTTCTGCTGCGTCGATGGCAGACTGGCCCAGACCGCGGAACGCCATGACCTTGGTCACGCGAAACTGCTCGATCTTGGCGCCGTCGCGCGTCATGGCCTTGATGGTTTCGCCCGCTTTCAATGTGCCGGATTCAACGCGGCCCGTCAGGATGCGGCCCAGATAGGGGTCTGCGGACAGCGTGGTTGCCAACATGCGAAACGGCTCTGCGCGGCGTTCAACCTGCGCTGGTGCAGGCACATGCTGGACCACCAGATCAAACAGCGCCGACATGTCCTTGCGTGGCCCGTCCAATTCGACATCGGCCCAGCCATTGATCCCGCTGGCATAAAGCACAGGGAAATCAAGCTGTTCATCAGATGCGCCCAGATTGGCGAACAGGTCGAACACTTCATCAAGTGCACGGTCAGGCTCGGCTGCGGGTTTGTCGACCTTGTTGAGCAGCACGATGGGGCGCAGCCCCAGTGCCAGTGCTTTCGAGGTGACGAATTTGGTTTGGGGCATTGGCCCCTCGGCGGCGTCGACCAGCAGAACGACACCATCGACCATCGACAGGATACGCTCAACCTCGCCGCCGAAATCGGCGTGGCCGGGAGTGTCGACGATATTGATGCGCGTGTCTTTCCATTCGACCGAAGTTGCCTTGGCCAGAATGGTAATGCCACGTTCGCGTTCCAGATCATTGCTGTCCATCGCGCGCTCGGTCGTCGATTGATTCTCTCGGTAGGTGCCCGATTGCTTCAACAGCTCGTCCACAAGTGTGGTTTTGCCATGGTCAACGTGCGCGATGATCGCGATATTGCGAAGAGTCATAAGTCATGCCTTTTGATGCTGCGCCGCCGCATTACCCGATTGCGCGTCCTGTGGCTAGCCCCCAAGCGCGTTACGTCCCGATATAGCGGTCGCGCCGGTGGTTAATTGCCAGAATGGCATTCAGCACTGCCGCGCCCAGCAGCGACCATAGCACAAGATCGGGGTCCAAGACCAGAAGCGCTACGGCAAACAGCACCAGATCGAACGCAAGCTGCACCCAACCTGCGCGCCAGCCAAGGCGTTCTTGTAAATCAAAGGCGACAATCCCGACCCCGCCAAGGCTGGCGCGGTGACGAAAGATTGCCAGAAGTCCGGCACCGGCGATCAACCCGAACAGTATCGCGGCCACTGCGGGATGGGCGGGATCAACCTGCACAAGATCCTCGATCACCAGTGACACTGCCGAGATAAGGGCGACCGACAAGAATGTCTTAATCGTGAAGGCCGCACCCAGCCGCCACCATGCCAGCGCGTAGAACGGAATATTCACAACAAAGAACACCACCCCGAAGCTGTAGCCCGTGATATACGCAAT comes from the Roseinatronobacter monicus genome and includes:
- the typA gene encoding translational GTPase TypA, translated to MTLRNIAIIAHVDHGKTTLVDELLKQSGTYRENQSTTERAMDSNDLERERGITILAKATSVEWKDTRINIVDTPGHADFGGEVERILSMVDGVVLLVDAAEGPMPQTKFVTSKALALGLRPIVLLNKVDKPAAEPDRALDEVFDLFANLGASDEQLDFPVLYASGINGWADVELDGPRKDMSALFDLVVQHVPAPAQVERRAEPFRMLATTLSADPYLGRILTGRVESGTLKAGETIKAMTRDGAKIEQFRVTKVMAFRGLGQSAIDAAEAGDIVTLAGMSKATVADTLCALEVDTALPAQPIDPPTISVTFGINDSPLAGRDGSKVQSRVIRERLMREAELNVAIRISDTPGGEAFEVAGRGELQMGVLIENMRREGFELSISRPRVLMRDEGGQRLEPIEEVTIDVDDEYTGTVIEKLTGPRRGDLAEMKPAGVGKTRIIAHVPSRGLIGYHGEFLTDTRGTGVLNRVFHEWAPYKGSIPGRRQGVLISMEDGTAVAYALWNLEDRGRMMIHPQEPVYQGMIIGEHSRENDLEVNPLKGKKLTNVRASGTDDAVKLTTPTILTLEQAIAYIDDDELVEVTPNAIRLRKRFLDPNERKRQSKASA
- the thrS gene encoding threonine--tRNA ligase, encoding MAQISLTFPDGNARDYDAGITPAEVAASISTSLAKKAISATVDGAHFDLQWPIMADASIAIHTMQDDAQALELIRHDLAHVMARAVQEIWPDVKVTIGPVRDKGWFYDFDRAEAFVPEDLAQIEAKMRDIINARDPVRTEVWERARAIQHYKDVGEPFKIELIERIPEGEPLRMYWHGPWQDLCRGPHLQHTGQLPADGFKLMSIAGAYWLGDSSRPMLQRIYGVAFKNRVDLKAHLTMLEEAAKRDHRKLGREMDLFHMQEEAPGQVFWHPNGWSIYTNLQDYMRRKQRADGYVEVNTPQVVSRKLWEDSGHWDNYQENMFIVEVEEEHAKTKSINALKPMNCPCHVQVFNHGLKSYRDLPLRMAEFGACNRYEPSGALHGIMRVRGFTQDDGHIFCTEDQIEAESKKFIDFLSAVYADLGFDQWRIKLSTRPEKRIGSDESWDRVEAALGNACNAAGHDYELFPGEGAFYGPKLEFVLTDAIGRDWQCGTLQVDPNLPERLDAEYVAADGNKHRPVMLHRAVLGSFERFIGILIENSAGKLPFWLAPRQVVVASIISDADDYCREVAEALQAARIRVELDVRNEKINYKVREHSVGKVPVILAIGAREVEERTVSVRRLGNTRTETQGLDEMVAALQAEATPPDLR
- a CDS encoding YitT family protein, which gives rise to MTTASTHTALEDAQGLVFGAVMCAFGVLILTGAGLVTGQTAGLAVLIAYITGYSFGVVFFVVNIPFYALAWWRLGAAFTIKTFLSVALISAVSLVIEDLVQVDPAHPAVAAILFGLIAGAGLLAIFRHRASLGGVGIVAFDLQERLGWRAGWVQLAFDLVLFAVALLVLDPDLVLWSLLGAAVLNAILAINHRRDRYIGT